In Bacillota bacterium, the sequence GAGTTCGCTGGCCACGGACTGGAAGACCCCTGCGGTGTCTCAAGCCGCGGTAACATCCTATCTCCATGAGACGCTTGATGTTCTGAGACACTTCTCTTCGCAGATCGCCCTCTACCTTAAGATTCTTATCGATATAATCCCTAAGCTTTACGATTTCCTCTTCGGTTAAGTTGCGAACTCGCGTGTCAGGATTTACTCCTGTTGCCTGCAATATCTCTCGCGCTTTTGAAAGACCAATGCCGTAGATATAAGTAAGGCCGATCTCTACCCTTTTATCTCTCGGTAGGTCTACACCGGATATACGTGCCAAAACTTTACCCTCCTCTGACTAACAAAACATTCTGTAAAACACCGAAAATCGAGAATCGAGAATCGACCGAATCGAAAATGCCTAGAGCCAACAAAGATTTTCACTTTCTAACTTTTCCCTCGATAATTCAATCGATTTTCGATTTTCTATTTTCGATTCTCGAATTTATGCCACCAAGGTGGCATAAATTATCCCTGGCGCTGCTTATGGCGAGGATTCTCGCAAATTACGAGCACCCTTCCATGTCTTCTTATGATTTTACACTTTTCACATATACGCTTTACTGATGGTTTTACCTTCATTGTCCCTCACCAATAATCTTTTTTACCGCCCGATAATCGGGCCAGCTACCCGGCAGGGCTAGAGCCCTGCGCTATAACATTTATCGATAATCCATCTTTCGAAATTTGTGTTCAAAATTTACTTGAATCTATAAACAATACGGCCTCTGGTTAAATCATAAGGCGATAGTTCTACAACAACCCTATCTCCTGGTAATATCCGAATGTAATGCATGCGCATCTTACCA encodes:
- the rpsM gene encoding 30S ribosomal protein S13, whose translation is MARISGVDLPRDKRVEIGLTYIYGIGLSKAREILQATGVNPDTRVRNLTEEEIVKLRDYIDKNLKVEGDLRREVSQNIKRLMEIGCYRGLRHRRGLPVRGQRTHTNARTRKGPRRTVGAKRKK
- the rpmJ gene encoding 50S ribosomal protein L36, which codes for MKVKPSVKRICEKCKIIRRHGRVLVICENPRHKQRQG